ATTGCTCTTTGTTATTTACAATACAAATGTATACTTATATCTTTCATCGGATATTGATGTAGGATAATTTTATATAAATAATTTAATAAATTAAAAACAAAAAAGCCCCAAAACAATTTGAGGCTTTATATGATAGAAAATAGACATGATGTCTATAAAAACTATTTAGCTGGTTTTTTTGGACTCATCATCATGATCATCCTTTTTCCTTCAAGCTTCGGCAGTTGATCTACCTTTCCAACGTGCTCAAGTTCCTGAGCAAGTTTTAGAAGTAAGATTTCTCCCTGGTCTTTGAAGATAATTGAACGTCCTTTAAAAAAAACGTAGGTTTTTAGTTTTGACCCTTCTTCAAGGAATTTTTCAGCATGTTTCTTCTTAAACTCATAATCATGGTCGTCAGTCTGAGGTCCGAAACGGATCTCCTTTACCACCACTTTTATTTGCTTGGCTTTAAGTTCTTTCTGCTTTTTCTTTTGCTCATATAAAAACTTTTTATAGTCTAATATCCTTGCAATGAAAGGTTCAGCCTTATCTGAAATTACTACTAGGTCCAATTCCTGTTCTATAGCAAGTTGTCTTGCTTTATCAATTGGAAAAATCCCCGGCTCTACGTTATCGCCCACTAAACGAAGCTCTCTCACACGAATTTTATCGTTGATCAAGTGTAAGTCCTCCTGTACAGGACGTCTCTGTGGGCCCCTGTTGTTAAATCTTTGTGCTATTGTATTATAATTTTATTGGTTAATTACTTATCTATTCTTTCTAAATTTAAGAAATTAAAAAATGTAATCATTTAAAGATTAATCTAAACTCAATAATCTTTAATTTGTTTTAATTCTTAAATCTTTTAATAATTTAAATTCTATATCGCTGCTTCTTTCTTAAAGTAAGAAACAAAATCCTCCATGCTCATCACTCCAAGGTCACCTTCTCCACGTCTTCTTACAGAAATCGTGCCTTCTTTCTCCTCATTTTCTCCTACAACCAGCATAAAAGGGATCTTATTCAATTCTGCATCACGGATTTTTTTACCCGTCTTCTCATTTCTCTCATCAATCTGACCGCTAATATCGTGATTTTCTAAAAATTGTGAAACTTTTTTTGAATAATCTACATATTTTTCACTGATTGGTAGAATTATAAACTGATCAGGGCTTAGCCATAATGGAAAATCTCCCGCAGTGTTCTCTAATAAGATGGCAATAAATCGTTCCATAGAACCGAATGGTGCTCTGTGGATCATCACCGGTCTGTGCTTCTCATTATCACTTCCAATATAGTGAAGATCAAATCTCTCCGGTAAGTTATAGTCAACCTGGATTGTTCCCAGCTGCCATTTTCTTCCCAAAGCATCTTTCACCATGAAATCCAGTTTTGGACCATAGAATGCAGCTTCGCCATATTCTACAATTGTTTTCAAACCTTTTTTCTCAGCTGCATTAATGATAGCATTTTCAGCTTTTTCCCAGTTCTCATCAGAACCGATATATTTTTCTTTGTTTTCAGGATCTCTTAAAGAAACCTGAGTTACAAAATCTTCAAATCCTAAAGATTTAAAAACATAAAGAGTCAGATCAATTACCTTTTCAAATTCCTCTGAAAGCTGATCCGGAGTACAGAATAAGTGAGCATCATCCTGGGTAAATCCACGAACCCTTGTCAGGCCGTGAAGCTCTCCACTCTGCTCATATCTGTACACAGTTCCAAATTCTGCGTACCTTTTTGGAAGATCTCTGTAGCTCCATTGTGAAGTTTTGTAGATTTCACAGTGGTGCGGACAGTTCATTGGCTTCAGCATGAATTCTTCACCTTCATTTGGTGTTTTGATCGGCTGGAAGCTGTCTGCTCCATATTTATCCCAGTGTCCCGAGGTCACATACAATTCTTTTGAACCGATATGTGGCGACATAACAAATTCGTAACCTCCTTTTTTCTGGGCATCACTTAGGAAATTCTCCAGTTTTCTTCTCAAAGCAGTTCCTTTAGGTAACCAAAGTGGTAAACCTGCACCAACTTTTTCAGAGAATGCAAAAATTCCAAGTTCCTTACCCAGTTTTCTGTGATCTCTTCTTTTTGCTTCTTCCAGTCTTTCAAGATATTCGGTAAGATCCTTCTGTTTAGGGAAAGAAATACCGTAAACTCTTGTCAGCTGAGGATTTTTTTCATTTCCTCTCCAGTAAGCACCCGCTGCATTTAAGATCTTCACAGCTTTCACAATTCCTGTGTTAGGAATATGGCCTCCACGACATAGATCGGTGAAGTTATCATGGGTTACAAAAGTGATCTCTCCATCATTCAGATTAGAGATAAGCTCTACTTTGTAAGGATTATCTGCATATGTTTTTAAAGCTTCTTCTTTAGAAACAGGGTATAATGAGAATGTTGAAGCTTTCTTCGCATTTTCCAACACTTTCTTTTCAATTTTCTCAAAATCTTTTTCGGATATATTTTCGTCCCCGAAATCTACATCATAATAAAATCCGCTTTCAATAGCAGGTCCTATTGTCAGTTTAGCATTAGGATAAAAATCCAGGATAGCCTGCGCCAACAGGTGGGCAGAAGAGTGCCAGAAGGCTTTCTTTCCAAGATCATCATTCCAGGTCAGCAATTGTACCGTTGAATCTGTGGTTATAGGTGTGGTGGTTTCTACTTGTTTGCCGTTTACAACTGCGGAAATGGTATTTCTAGCCAATCCCTCACTGATAGATTTCGCCACATCTAAAGGAGTAACTTCTCCTTCAAATTCTCTGACACTATTGTCTGGAAGTGTAATTTTTATCATTGTTTACTAAGAAATTTTAAGATGCAAAAATACGCATTTTTTAGTTAGTATGCTATTTTTAAAGTATATTTGAAATAAGAATTACTGTTGAATCTTGAAAATGAGATTTGTGATTTTAAATAAATTCGTTTTTACTCCTGTTTTTTTTAATAAAAATGAAATTTTTACAGTGAAATGCTGTGAAAAGAGACTGTTTTTTCTACAATAATTCAAAGAAAGACATGATAATATGTATAATGATATGAAGAACTTTAATATTGACCTGCACTGTGATCTTTTATGCTATTTATTGGACCCGGCTGCAAAAATTGATGATAATGAATTGGGATGTTCGCTTCCTTTTTTAAAAGAAGGAAATGTCAAGCTGCAGGTGATGGCTATATACTCAGCGACAGGCGGTAACAGTACATCAGATGGAGCAATGCAGAGTGAACTGTTTGCAGATTTATTAAAAAATGAGAATTTCTTTTTATTTGAAGGCGAAAACTATAAAAATCCTGAAAATGAAAACAGGGTAGGAATTATTGCTTCTATTGAAAATGCATCCGGTTTTTGTGGAGAAGAGGACACTCTGGATTCAGGATTCAAAAAACTGGAAGCGATTATTGAAAAAACACAGAAGATCTTTTATTTAGGAATAACACATCACACTGAAAATCGCTTTGGAGGGGGAAACAATTCCACAGCCGGACTGAAAGAAGACGGAAAAGTCCTGCTTGATTATATTTCAGATAAAAATATACCGATTGACCTTGCCCACACCAGTGACCAGCTGGCATACGGAATTCTTAATTATGTAGACCAGAGAAACTACAACATACCGATTATTGCAAGCCACTCCAACTACAGGAATATTCATGATAAAAACAGAAATCTTCCCGATGAGCTGGCCAAAGAAGTGATCAGACGAAAAGGCTTGATAGGAGTCAATTTTATCAGAAACTGTGTAGATGACAAAAATCCTGAACTATTATATGAACATATCCGGTACGGATTGGATCTGGGAGGAGAAAATGCTGTTGCTTACGGTGCAGACTTCTTCTTTTGCAAAAATCATCCGGATAAATCCCGCCATCCCATTTTCTTTGAAGGATATGATGATGCTTCTGCTTTCAACTCTGTTAACAGTAAGATTGAAAAGGAATTTTCTCCTGAAATTATGGAGAAGATAAGCCACAAAAATGTGTTGGACTTTATGGAAAGAATTAAACTTTAGATAACTATTTTAGGAATAAAAACAAGCTGGTGACTAAGTTTTAGAAGCCACCAGCTTGTTTCAGTTCTTTCTCTTATATCTTACTTTCTGCTTGATAATTTCTATTACATCCACATTTTTTACCTTAGATTTTACCCAGCCATGAATATCGATATAGAACAATGATCTTCTGTAATATTCATTTTTAGCAAAGCCTTCCAGTATTTCATTAAAAGCTTCAAATGACTTTTGTTTGTCATTTAAAACCAGATTGTTGATGTTTTTAAAGAATTCAATACTTTCAAAATGAAAGGCTTCCGGCTTTTTCATTTTCCGGGTAAATTTTAACGTTGAATTGATAAATTCATCATAATCTTCATCATTTCCGGACTCATATTTCGCCATTAAAATCAGGATTCTGGTATGGAATAAAAGATCCTCCTGGACATTTCCTTTACACTCCACAACCTTCATAGAATATTCTATTGATTTCTTAAAGTTTTTGCTTCCGAAAAACATGGCAGCCATTTTCAGATAAAGGATCATAAAGTGATGTTCATCAATCTTTTCCCTCAGCCTTTCCATCTTCAGTTCAATTTCAGGAATAAGCTTTGTCCCTGTGAAGAATTCACCTTTTACAAAATGAATATTCATGAGGGTATTGTAATGGGTGAGGAAGATAAGTGCCTGCAGGTTTTCGTTCTGTACAAAATTCTGGGAATTTACCATCGTGTTGAAATTTTTAAAGTTCTCCTCCAGGATATCAATGTTTCCATAAAGGAATAAAGTTTTCAGCAGATACGTGTTTCCCTTGATATACCATACCGGATGACTGATGATCATTTCTGGCTTTTTATGAAAGAGATCTACCCATTGATAGGCATATTTCAGGGTATACTTATAATCCTGTAGCAGTTGGTTTTTCCATACATGGGCTTTGTAATACCACAACTTTTCTGTGAAGTTCAGCTTATTTAACGGTATTTTCTTGATCTGGGCATTGAAAATTTGCAAAACCTTTTCCCGGTCAGTATCATTTTTTACATAACCATGAATCAGCATTTCACTGTACAGCTTCAGGGAAAGATTAGAAAGTTCTGTAGCATAATGATTTTGTCGGTTGATCTCTGTAGACTGTTCTATGAGCTCATCTGCACGTCCTTCGATACTTCGGGTAATGAATTGTGATTCAATGACTTTTTCCAGATTGATGATTTCTGAAGCAATGCTTTTTTCATCTAATTCCAGAGCAGCCTGTTTAGCTTTATCCAATATTTTTAAAGCCTGCTTATAAAGCCCTTTCTGATAAAGGATAATAGAAAAATCAAGTTGTTCACGAAGCTGTATCCTGTAATTCTGATTGCTCGGATTCATTCGGAGGCTTACGAGGATCTGTTTATATAAATGAGCTTTCAGATTGGAAAGTTGCTGTTTCGTTGAAATCTTTTTATCAATAATAATATTTTCATCGTACTCTTTCATCTTATCCAGTTCCGAAAAAAGGAGCAGAAATTTAGCATCGACATTAATTCCGAGACGATTCACATACAGTTTAAACTGACGCTTTTCTGAAGTGGTTAATGACTTAATCAGTATAAACAAAAAATCTTTCTGCAGTTCTGCCATTGTAAATTTATAAAATTTAAAATATTGATTATTAAGTGATTGCGGCTATCATATCAGCTGTTGAATATTGTAATTTTCAGAAAAAATGAAAACGTAAAAATATTGTAAGCGGTAGTTTTGATCAAAATTAAGTAAAAAACTTCATTATGAATTCCGAAAAAATCGAAATTTTTGATACGACGCTGAGGGATGGGGAACAGGTCCCCGGATGTAAACTGAATACAAAGCAAAAACTTATTATAGCTGAAAGGCTTGATAAACTAGGGATTGACGTAATTGAAGCTGGTTTTCCGATTTCCAGTCCCGGAGATTTTGAATCCGTTTCAGAAATTTCAAAATTGGTAAGGAATGCAACCGTTTGCGGATTGACAAGAGCCAATAAAAAAGACATTGATACGGCTGCTGAAGCCCTTAAATATGCAAAAAGACCTCGAATTCATACCGGGATCGGAACTTCTGATTCCCACATTCAATATAAATTCAACTCAACAAGGGAAGATATTCTGGAACGTGCTGTGGAAGCCGTAAAATATGCAAAGCGGTATGTGGAAGATGTGGAATTTTATGCAGAAGATGCAGGAAGAACAGATAATGCGTACCTGGCAAAGGTCTGCGAGGAAGTGATAAAAGCTGGTGCAACTGTTCTTAATATCCCTGATACTACAGGGTATTGCCTTCCTGAGGAATACGGACAGAAAATAAAATACCTCAAAGAAAATGTAAAAGGTATTGAAAAAGCCATTCTCTCATGCCATTGCCATAATGATCTTGGATTGGCCACAGCCAATTCTATTGCAGGGGTCATCAACGGAGCCCGCCAGATCGAATGCACGATTAACGGATTGGGGGAAAGAGCCGGAAATACGGCCTTAGAAGAAGTCGTCATGATTTTAAAACAGCATAAGGATCTCAACTTACATACTGATATCAATTCTAAAATGCTGAATGAGATGAGTCTTATGGTTTCAGATCTGATGGGAATGCCTGTACAGCCTAACAAAGCGATTGTAGGAGCCAATGCTTTTGCTCACAGCTCAGGGATTCACCAGGATGGCGTTATCAAAAACAGGGAGACTTATGAAATTATTGATCCTGAAGAAGTGGGAGTAAATGCTTCATCTATTATCCTGACAGCTAGGAGCGGACGCTCTGCTTTGGCTTACCGTTTCAAACATATCGGCTACGAAATCACCAAAAATGAACTGGATTTCCTTTATCAGGAGTTTTTAAAGATCGCTGACAGGAAAAAAGAAGTGGTCAATGATGATCTCTACATGATGATGGAAACGTACAGTAGAAAAATAGGATAGTAATTGATTTAAATCAGGGAAAATTGAATATGGATAATAATAAAAAGACACTTTTTGATAAAGTCTGGGATGCCCATGTTGTGGAAACTATTCCCGACGGGCCGCAGATCATTTATATAGATAAACACTTAATTCATGAGGTGACCAGCCCTCAGGCTTTTGCGGAACTTGAAGCAAGAAATCTTGAAGTTTTCAGGCCAAATCAGATCGTTGCCACGGCAGATCATAATGTCCCTACTATCAATCAGGAACTGCCGATCCGTGATGAATTGTCAAGAAATCAAGTCGAGCAGCTTACAGAAAACTGTAAAAAAAATAATATTGAATTATTTGGATTAGGCCATCAGTATCAGGGGATCGTACATATTATTGCCCCAGAATTGGGAATTACTCAGCCGGGAATGAGTATTGTATGCGGAGACAGCCATACCTCTACACACGGAGCATTTGGAGCGATAGCATTTGGTATTGGAACCAGCCAGGTGGCACAGGTTTTTGCAAGCCAATGTCTTTTACTGAATAAACCTAAGTCTATGAGAATTACGGTCAATGGAAAACTAAATGAGAACGTTCAGTCCAAAGATGTAATCCTATACATTATTTCAAAAATTGGGACTGATGGCGGAACAGGTTATTTCTGTGAATATGCAGGCAGTGTATTTGAAGAGATGTCGATGGAAGGCAGGATGACGGTCTGTAATATGAGCATTGAGATGGGTGCCCGAGGCGGAATGATTGCTCCTGATACCACAACATTTGACTATGTAAAAGGTAAAATCTTCGCCCCACAGGGAGAAGAATGGGAAAATAAGCTGGCCTACTGGAAAACTCTGAAAACAGATGAAGGGGCTGTTTTTGATAAAGAACTGGAGTTTGATGCCTCAGAGATTTTTCCTATGATTACCTATGGAACCAATCCCGGAA
The Chryseobacterium sp. W4I1 DNA segment above includes these coding regions:
- the infC gene encoding translation initiation factor IF-3; translation: MINDKIRVRELRLVGDNVEPGIFPIDKARQLAIEQELDLVVISDKAEPFIARILDYKKFLYEQKKKQKELKAKQIKVVVKEIRFGPQTDDHDYEFKKKHAEKFLEEGSKLKTYVFFKGRSIIFKDQGEILLLKLAQELEHVGKVDQLPKLEGKRMIMMMSPKKPAK
- the thrS gene encoding threonine--tRNA ligase; the encoded protein is MIKITLPDNSVREFEGEVTPLDVAKSISEGLARNTISAVVNGKQVETTTPITTDSTVQLLTWNDDLGKKAFWHSSAHLLAQAILDFYPNAKLTIGPAIESGFYYDVDFGDENISEKDFEKIEKKVLENAKKASTFSLYPVSKEEALKTYADNPYKVELISNLNDGEITFVTHDNFTDLCRGGHIPNTGIVKAVKILNAAGAYWRGNEKNPQLTRVYGISFPKQKDLTEYLERLEEAKRRDHRKLGKELGIFAFSEKVGAGLPLWLPKGTALRRKLENFLSDAQKKGGYEFVMSPHIGSKELYVTSGHWDKYGADSFQPIKTPNEGEEFMLKPMNCPHHCEIYKTSQWSYRDLPKRYAEFGTVYRYEQSGELHGLTRVRGFTQDDAHLFCTPDQLSEEFEKVIDLTLYVFKSLGFEDFVTQVSLRDPENKEKYIGSDENWEKAENAIINAAEKKGLKTIVEYGEAAFYGPKLDFMVKDALGRKWQLGTIQVDYNLPERFDLHYIGSDNEKHRPVMIHRAPFGSMERFIAILLENTAGDFPLWLSPDQFIILPISEKYVDYSKKVSQFLENHDISGQIDERNEKTGKKIRDAELNKIPFMLVVGENEEKEGTISVRRRGEGDLGVMSMEDFVSYFKKEAAI
- a CDS encoding dipeptidase; this translates as MKNFNIDLHCDLLCYLLDPAAKIDDNELGCSLPFLKEGNVKLQVMAIYSATGGNSTSDGAMQSELFADLLKNENFFLFEGENYKNPENENRVGIIASIENASGFCGEEDTLDSGFKKLEAIIEKTQKIFYLGITHHTENRFGGGNNSTAGLKEDGKVLLDYISDKNIPIDLAHTSDQLAYGILNYVDQRNYNIPIIASHSNYRNIHDKNRNLPDELAKEVIRRKGLIGVNFIRNCVDDKNPELLYEHIRYGLDLGGENAVAYGADFFFCKNHPDKSRHPIFFEGYDDASAFNSVNSKIEKEFSPEIMEKISHKNVLDFMERIKL
- a CDS encoding 2-isopropylmalate synthase, whose product is MNSEKIEIFDTTLRDGEQVPGCKLNTKQKLIIAERLDKLGIDVIEAGFPISSPGDFESVSEISKLVRNATVCGLTRANKKDIDTAAEALKYAKRPRIHTGIGTSDSHIQYKFNSTREDILERAVEAVKYAKRYVEDVEFYAEDAGRTDNAYLAKVCEEVIKAGATVLNIPDTTGYCLPEEYGQKIKYLKENVKGIEKAILSCHCHNDLGLATANSIAGVINGARQIECTINGLGERAGNTALEEVVMILKQHKDLNLHTDINSKMLNEMSLMVSDLMGMPVQPNKAIVGANAFAHSSGIHQDGVIKNRETYEIIDPEEVGVNASSIILTARSGRSALAYRFKHIGYEITKNELDFLYQEFLKIADRKKEVVNDDLYMMMETYSRKIG
- the leuC gene encoding 3-isopropylmalate dehydratase large subunit; translated protein: MDNNKKTLFDKVWDAHVVETIPDGPQIIYIDKHLIHEVTSPQAFAELEARNLEVFRPNQIVATADHNVPTINQELPIRDELSRNQVEQLTENCKKNNIELFGLGHQYQGIVHIIAPELGITQPGMSIVCGDSHTSTHGAFGAIAFGIGTSQVAQVFASQCLLLNKPKSMRITVNGKLNENVQSKDVILYIISKIGTDGGTGYFCEYAGSVFEEMSMEGRMTVCNMSIEMGARGGMIAPDTTTFDYVKGKIFAPQGEEWENKLAYWKTLKTDEGAVFDKELEFDASEIFPMITYGTNPGMGISVRESIPVPQNESETKALQYMGLEAGQGVSDVKVNHVFIGSCTNGRIEDFRTAAQYIKGKNKSDNVNALIVPGSQQVVKQIYEEGLDKIFNDAGFQIRQPGCSACLAMNDDKIPEGEYCVSTSNRNFEGRQGQGARTILASPLTAAKAAIEGRISAFENLN